From a region of the Pseudomonas fulva 12-X genome:
- the purU gene encoding formyltetrahydrofolate deformylase encodes MSRTPDTWILTAHCPSLLGTVDVVTRYLFEQGCYVTEHHSFDDRLASRFFIRVEFRTQADFDEATFLAGLDERTAPFDMRTELTPPGYRAKVVIMVSKADHCLNDLLYRQRTGQLPMDITAIVSNHPDLKPLADWHGIPYHHFPLDPNDKPAQERRVMQVVEDTGAELVVLARYMQVLSADLCRKLDGRAINIHHSLLPGFKGAKPYHQAYQKGVKLVGATAHFINNDLDEGPIITQGVESVDHAHYPEDLVAKGRDIECLTLARAVGYFLERRVFLNANRTVVL; translated from the coding sequence ATGAGCCGCACCCCCGACACCTGGATTCTCACCGCCCACTGCCCGAGCCTCCTGGGCACCGTGGATGTGGTGACCCGCTACCTGTTCGAGCAGGGCTGCTACGTCACCGAGCACCACAGCTTCGATGACCGCCTGGCCAGCCGCTTCTTTATCCGCGTGGAATTTCGCACCCAGGCCGATTTCGATGAGGCGACCTTCCTCGCCGGCCTCGACGAGCGCACTGCGCCGTTCGACATGCGCACCGAGCTGACGCCGCCGGGCTACCGCGCCAAGGTGGTGATCATGGTCTCCAAGGCCGACCACTGCCTCAACGACCTGCTCTACCGCCAGCGCACCGGCCAGTTGCCGATGGACATCACCGCCATCGTCTCCAACCACCCCGACCTCAAGCCGCTCGCCGACTGGCATGGCATTCCGTATCACCACTTTCCCCTCGACCCCAACGACAAACCCGCCCAGGAGCGCCGGGTGATGCAGGTGGTCGAGGACACTGGCGCCGAACTGGTGGTGCTCGCCCGCTACATGCAGGTGCTGTCCGCCGATCTGTGCCGCAAGCTCGACGGTCGGGCGATAAACATCCACCACTCGCTGCTGCCCGGCTTCAAAGGCGCCAAGCCGTACCACCAGGCGTACCAAAAGGGCGTCAAACTGGTCGGCGCAACGGCGCATTTCATCAACAACGACCTGGACGAAGGCCCGATCATTACCCAGGGAGTCGAAAGCGTCGATCATGCGCACTACCCCGAGGATCTGGTGGCAAAAGGCCGCGATATCGAATGCCTGACCCTGGCCCGCGCAGTCGGCTATTTCCTCGAGCGGCGGGTATTCCTCAACGCCAATCGCACCGTCGTCCTCTAA
- a CDS encoding ubiquinone biosynthesis accessory factor UbiJ, whose amino-acid sequence MLTQALLAAVERGLNRVLALDSTALPRLARLNGRVIAVQAQSPSLELFILADGQGLRLAGQWAGAVDCTLRAPASGLLRLALARDKQAVLHEPEVELDGDSGALMELAGVLQDLELDWEYELSRWLGPVPTALLAGHLRSRAGWTRENLHSLQLSLADYLSEESRTLVGRREADARFTELDDLKLSLDRLDARIERLAQRHKPIA is encoded by the coding sequence ATGCTCACCCAGGCCCTGCTGGCGGCCGTCGAGCGCGGCCTCAACCGCGTGCTCGCGCTGGACAGCACCGCCCTGCCGCGCCTGGCCAGGCTCAATGGCCGGGTGATCGCGGTGCAGGCCCAGTCGCCGTCGCTCGAGCTGTTCATCCTCGCCGATGGCCAGGGGCTGCGCCTGGCCGGGCAATGGGCCGGCGCGGTCGACTGCACCCTGCGTGCCCCCGCCAGTGGCCTGCTGCGCTTGGCCCTGGCCCGGGACAAGCAGGCCGTGCTGCACGAGCCCGAGGTCGAACTCGATGGCGACAGCGGCGCGCTGATGGAGCTGGCCGGCGTGCTGCAGGACCTGGAGCTGGACTGGGAATACGAGCTGTCGCGCTGGCTCGGCCCGGTGCCCACGGCGCTGCTGGCCGGCCACCTGCGTAGCCGCGCCGGCTGGACGCGGGAGAACCTGCACAGCCTTCAGCTGAGCCTGGCCGACTACCTCAGCGAAGAATCACGCACCCTGGTCGGCCGCCGTGAGGCCGACGCCCGCTTCACCGAACTCGATGACCTGAAACTTTCCCTCGACCGTCTCGACGCGCGCATCGAGCGCCTCGCCCAACGCCATAAGCCCATCGCATGA
- the ubiB gene encoding ubiquinone biosynthesis regulatory protein kinase UbiB: MKLLAVRRLLRILYVVIRYRLDDLLFALPLPFWLRAPRFLLPWRWVPRGKSSRSRGASLRLALEELGPIFIKFGQLLSTRRDLLPPDIADELAHLQDRVPPFDPAKSLALIEEQLGVPVSVAFARFDTAPLASASVAQVHAAQLKSGEEVVVKVVRPGLKPVIKADMAWLFLLAKMAERASAEARRLHPVDVVSDYEKTIYDELDLLREAANASQLRRNFEDSGLLYVPQVYWDWCRPKVLVMERIYGIPVNDMETLADQRTDMKLLAERGVEIFFTQVFTHSFFHADMHPGNIFVSTRTPWNPQYIAIDCGIIGSLTPEDQDYLARNLVAFFKRDYRKVAQLHIDSGWVPQETQVNDFEAAIRTVCEPIFERPLKDISFGLLLMRLFQTARRFNMEIQPQLVLLQKTLLNIEGLGRQLYPDLDLWTTAQPFLERWMRERVSPRNVMHNLQSQVEQLPHLANMTRSLLERMAQPHANDPPPPWRERDGWAVRLIGALLVGGSVMTALGQGNLSDPATAWPAWLMGASGLYLILRR, encoded by the coding sequence ATGAAGCTGCTTGCCGTTCGTCGTCTGTTGCGCATCCTCTACGTGGTCATCCGCTACCGCCTCGATGACCTGCTGTTCGCCCTGCCGCTGCCGTTCTGGCTGCGTGCGCCGCGCTTCCTGCTGCCGTGGCGCTGGGTACCGCGCGGCAAGTCGTCGCGCAGCCGCGGCGCTAGCCTGCGCCTGGCGCTGGAGGAACTGGGGCCGATCTTCATCAAGTTCGGTCAGTTGCTGTCGACCCGCCGCGATCTGCTGCCACCGGATATCGCCGACGAACTGGCGCACCTGCAGGACCGCGTACCGCCGTTCGACCCGGCCAAGTCCCTGGCGCTGATCGAAGAGCAGCTCGGCGTGCCGGTGAGCGTGGCGTTCGCCCGTTTCGACACCGCACCACTGGCCTCTGCCTCGGTAGCCCAGGTGCACGCCGCGCAGCTGAAAAGCGGCGAGGAAGTGGTGGTCAAGGTGGTGCGCCCCGGCCTCAAGCCGGTGATCAAGGCCGATATGGCTTGGCTGTTCCTGCTCGCCAAGATGGCCGAGCGCGCCTCGGCTGAAGCCCGCCGCCTGCACCCGGTGGATGTGGTCAGCGACTACGAGAAAACCATTTACGACGAGCTCGACCTGCTGCGCGAGGCCGCCAACGCCAGCCAGCTGCGGCGCAATTTCGAGGACTCCGGCCTGCTCTACGTGCCCCAGGTGTACTGGGACTGGTGCCGCCCCAAGGTGCTGGTGATGGAGCGCATCTACGGCATTCCGGTCAACGACATGGAAACCCTGGCCGACCAGCGCACCGACATGAAACTGCTGGCCGAGCGCGGCGTGGAGATCTTCTTCACCCAGGTGTTCACCCACAGTTTCTTCCACGCCGACATGCACCCGGGCAACATCTTCGTCAGCACCCGCACGCCGTGGAACCCGCAGTACATCGCCATCGACTGCGGCATCATCGGCAGCCTCACCCCCGAGGATCAGGACTACCTGGCGCGCAACCTGGTGGCCTTCTTCAAGCGTGACTACCGCAAGGTGGCGCAGCTGCACATCGATTCGGGCTGGGTGCCCCAGGAAACCCAGGTCAACGACTTCGAGGCGGCGATCCGCACCGTCTGCGAGCCGATCTTCGAGCGCCCGCTCAAGGACATTTCCTTCGGCCTGCTGCTGATGCGCCTGTTCCAGACCGCACGGCGCTTCAACATGGAAATCCAGCCGCAGCTGGTGCTGCTACAGAAAACGTTGCTGAACATCGAGGGCCTGGGCCGTCAGCTGTACCCCGATCTGGACCTGTGGACCACCGCCCAGCCTTTCCTGGAGCGCTGGATGCGCGAGCGCGTCAGCCCGCGCAACGTCATGCACAACCTGCAGAGCCAGGTCGAGCAGCTGCCGCACCTGGCCAACATGACCCGCAGTCTGCTCGAGCGCATGGCCCAGCCCCACGCCAACGACCCACCACCGCCGTGGCGCGAACGCGACGGCTGGGCGGTGCGGCTGATCGGCGCCCTGCTGGTCGGCGGCAGCGTGATGACCGCCCTGGGCCAGGGCAACTTGAGCGATCCCGCCACGGCCTGGCCGGCCTGGCTAATGGGCGCCAGCGGTCTGTACCTGATCCTGCGCCGATAG
- a CDS encoding 16S rRNA (uracil(1498)-N(3))-methyltransferase produces the protein MNLLLLEDGDFIAADRVRLSGRRLTHLNEVHRAENGDTLRVGRLGGQMGRGQLLQLDATSAELQVAFDQPPPTKLPITLLLALPRPKMLKRVLQSVSAMGVPRLVLLNSYRVEKSFWQTPFLEPEAIREQLILGLEQARDTVLPEVIIEKRFKPFVEDRLPQLAAGTLGLTGHPGDYPACPRAVEQPVTLAIGPEGGWIPYEVEKLAEAGLQPVQMGERILRVETAVTALLARLF, from the coding sequence ATGAACCTGCTGCTGCTCGAGGACGGTGATTTCATCGCCGCCGACCGGGTGCGCCTGAGCGGCCGCCGCCTGACCCATCTCAATGAGGTGCACCGCGCCGAGAACGGCGACACCCTGCGCGTCGGCCGCCTCGGCGGGCAGATGGGCCGCGGCCAGCTGCTGCAGCTAGATGCCACGAGCGCTGAACTGCAGGTCGCCTTCGACCAGCCGCCACCGACCAAGCTGCCGATCACCCTGCTGCTGGCCCTGCCGCGCCCGAAGATGCTCAAGCGCGTGCTGCAGAGCGTCAGCGCCATGGGCGTGCCGCGGCTGGTGCTGCTCAACAGTTACCGGGTGGAAAAGAGCTTCTGGCAGACGCCCTTTCTGGAGCCGGAAGCGATTCGCGAGCAGCTGATCCTCGGCCTGGAGCAGGCCCGCGATACCGTGCTGCCCGAGGTGATCATCGAGAAGCGCTTCAAGCCCTTCGTCGAGGATCGGCTGCCGCAGCTGGCCGCCGGCACGCTCGGCCTGACCGGACACCCCGGCGACTACCCGGCCTGCCCACGCGCCGTCGAGCAACCGGTAACCCTTGCCATCGGCCCGGAAGGCGGCTGGATTCCCTACGAGGTCGAGAAACTGGCCGAGGCGGGTTTGCAGCCAGTGCAGATGGGTGAGCGGATTCTACGGGTGGAGACGGCCGTGACGGCGCTATTGGCTCGGTTGTTCTGA
- a CDS encoding acyltransferase — MRRLLTGITVILLLLLNTLVLIGPMMLIALGKFVLPGKALKAACSRLVMNIAEAWAENCKRIFAALTPTQWDIRGNAELRQDTSYLIISNHQSWVDIPALVQAFNRKTPYFKFFLKQQLIWVPFLGLAFWALDYPFMKRYSKAKLEKYPHLKGQDLEITRRACEKFRDLPVTVVNYLEGTRFTPAKQAQQGSPYQHLLKPKAGGVAFVLAALGEQLDAILDVTIVYAEDTPPGFWKLISGQVPKVIMDIRTRPLEPALWQGDYQNDPDFRLYVQDWVSGLWEEKDTLITRLKQEAKG; from the coding sequence ATGCGCCGTCTGCTCACCGGCATCACCGTCATCCTGCTGTTGCTGCTCAATACGCTGGTTCTGATTGGACCGATGATGCTTATTGCTCTGGGCAAGTTCGTGCTGCCCGGCAAGGCGCTGAAGGCGGCCTGTTCGCGCTTGGTGATGAATATCGCCGAAGCCTGGGCCGAGAACTGCAAGCGCATCTTCGCGGCGCTCACGCCGACCCAGTGGGATATCCGCGGCAACGCCGAGCTGCGCCAGGACACCTCCTACCTGATCATCAGCAACCACCAGTCTTGGGTCGACATTCCCGCCCTGGTGCAGGCCTTCAACCGCAAGACGCCCTACTTCAAGTTCTTCCTCAAGCAGCAGCTGATCTGGGTGCCGTTTCTCGGCCTCGCGTTCTGGGCGCTGGATTATCCCTTCATGAAGCGCTACAGCAAGGCCAAGCTGGAGAAGTACCCGCACCTAAAAGGCCAGGACCTGGAAATCACTCGCCGTGCCTGCGAGAAGTTTCGGGATCTGCCGGTTACCGTAGTCAATTACCTGGAAGGCACGCGCTTCACACCCGCCAAACAGGCCCAACAGGGCTCGCCCTATCAGCACCTGCTCAAGCCCAAGGCCGGCGGGGTGGCCTTCGTGCTGGCGGCCCTGGGCGAGCAGCTCGACGCGATTCTGGATGTCACCATCGTTTATGCCGAGGACACGCCGCCCGGTTTCTGGAAGCTGATCAGCGGCCAGGTGCCAAAGGTCATCATGGATATCCGCACCCGGCCGCTGGAGCCGGCGCTGTGGCAGGGCGATTACCAGAACGACCCTGACTTCCGCCTTTACGTGCAGGACTGGGTCAGCGGCTTGTGGGAGGAGAAGGATACGCTGATCACCCGGCTGAAGCAGGAAGCCAAGGGCTGA
- the tatC gene encoding twin-arginine translocase subunit TatC → MSRMPDNDQEMPLVSHLAELRTRLLRCVAAIFLIFACLFYFAQKIYTLVSAPLRQYLPEGATMIATDVASPFLTPFKLTMIVALFLAMPVILHQVWGFIAPGLYKHEKRIAIPLLISSIILFYAGMAFAYFLVFPIIFHFFASVTPEGVSMMTDIASYLDFVMTLFFAFGVAFEIPVAVVLLIWIGVVDVEYLRKIRPYVIIGCFVVGMILTPPDIFSQTLLAVPMWLLFELGILAGSMVRTRRGEPDEEDDNAPTDQPPSVQP, encoded by the coding sequence ATGAGTCGAATGCCCGACAACGACCAGGAAATGCCGCTGGTTTCCCACCTTGCCGAGTTGCGCACTCGCCTGCTGCGCTGCGTGGCGGCGATCTTCCTGATTTTCGCCTGCCTGTTCTACTTCGCCCAGAAGATCTACACCCTGGTCTCGGCGCCGCTGCGCCAATACCTGCCTGAAGGCGCGACGATGATCGCCACCGACGTGGCCTCACCGTTCCTGACGCCGTTCAAGCTGACCATGATCGTCGCGCTGTTCCTGGCCATGCCGGTGATCCTGCATCAGGTATGGGGTTTCATCGCGCCGGGGCTGTACAAGCACGAGAAACGCATCGCCATTCCGCTGCTGATCTCCAGCATCATCCTGTTCTACGCCGGCATGGCCTTCGCTTACTTTCTGGTGTTCCCGATCATCTTCCACTTCTTCGCCAGCGTGACGCCCGAAGGCGTATCGATGATGACCGACATCGCCAGCTACCTCGACTTCGTGATGACGCTGTTCTTCGCCTTCGGCGTGGCCTTCGAGATTCCCGTGGCCGTGGTGCTGCTGATCTGGATCGGCGTGGTCGACGTCGAATACCTTCGCAAGATCCGCCCCTACGTGATCATTGGCTGTTTCGTGGTCGGCATGATCCTCACCCCGCCGGACATCTTCTCCCAGACCCTGCTCGCCGTGCCGATGTGGCTGCTGTTCGAGCTGGGCATCCTGGCTGGCAGCATGGTGCGCACGCGCCGCGGCGAGCCAGATGAAGAAGACGACAACGCCCCGACCGACCAGCCGCCCAGCGTCCAGCCATGA
- the fdhA gene encoding formaldehyde dehydrogenase, glutathione-independent — MSGNRGVVYLGTGKVEVQKIDYPKMQDPRGRKIEHGVILKVVSTNICGSDQHMVRGRTTAQVGLVLGHEITGEVVEKGSDVESLKIGDLVSVPFNVACGRCRSCKEQHTGVCLTVNPARAGGAYGYVDMGDWTGGQAEYVLVPYADFNLLKLPDRDKAMEKIRDLTCLSDILPTGYHGAVTAGVGPGSTVYVAGAGPVGLAAAASARLLGAAVVIVGDVNPVRLAHAKAQGFEIADLSKDTPLHEQIADLLGEPEVDCAVDAVGFEARGHGHAGAQHEAPATVLNSLMQVTRVAGKIGIPGLYVTEDPGAVDAAAKIGSLSIRFGLGWAKSHSFHTGQTPVMKYNRALMQAIMWDRINIAEVVGVQVISLDDAPRGYGEFDAGVPKKFVIDPHKMFSAA; from the coding sequence ATGTCTGGTAATCGCGGTGTCGTCTATCTCGGCACAGGCAAGGTCGAAGTTCAGAAGATCGACTATCCGAAGATGCAGGATCCGCGCGGTCGCAAGATCGAGCACGGCGTGATCCTCAAGGTCGTTTCCACCAACATCTGCGGCTCCGACCAGCACATGGTGCGTGGCCGTACCACCGCTCAGGTCGGCCTGGTGCTCGGCCACGAGATCACCGGCGAGGTGGTCGAGAAGGGGAGCGACGTCGAAAGCCTGAAGATCGGTGACCTGGTTTCCGTGCCCTTCAACGTCGCCTGCGGCCGCTGCCGCTCCTGTAAAGAGCAGCACACCGGTGTGTGCCTGACCGTCAATCCGGCCCGTGCCGGCGGCGCCTACGGCTACGTCGACATGGGCGACTGGACCGGTGGCCAGGCCGAATACGTGCTGGTGCCTTACGCTGACTTCAACCTGCTCAAGCTGCCGGACCGCGACAAGGCCATGGAGAAGATCCGCGACCTGACCTGCCTGTCCGACATTCTGCCCACCGGCTATCACGGCGCGGTGACTGCCGGCGTTGGCCCGGGCTCCACCGTTTACGTGGCCGGTGCCGGCCCGGTCGGTTTGGCCGCCGCCGCCTCGGCGCGCCTGCTCGGCGCCGCGGTGGTGATCGTCGGTGACGTCAACCCGGTGCGCCTGGCCCATGCCAAGGCCCAGGGCTTCGAAATCGCCGACCTGTCCAAGGACACCCCGCTGCACGAACAGATCGCCGACCTGCTCGGTGAGCCGGAAGTCGATTGCGCCGTCGACGCGGTGGGCTTCGAGGCCCGCGGTCATGGCCATGCCGGTGCCCAGCACGAAGCACCGGCCACCGTACTCAACTCGCTGATGCAGGTCACCCGCGTGGCCGGCAAGATCGGTATCCCCGGCCTGTACGTCACCGAAGACCCGGGCGCGGTGGACGCGGCAGCCAAGATCGGCAGCCTGAGCATCCGTTTCGGCCTCGGCTGGGCCAAGTCGCACAGCTTCCACACCGGCCAGACCCCAGTGATGAAGTACAACCGCGCATTGATGCAGGCCATCATGTGGGACCGCATCAACATCGCCGAAGTGGTGGGCGTGCAGGTCATCAGCCTGGACGACGCACCGCGCGGTTACGGCGAGTTCGATGCCGGCGTGCCGAAGAAATTCGTCATCGACCCGCACAAGATGTTCAGCGCTGCCTGA
- the hisI gene encoding phosphoribosyl-AMP cyclohydrolase, which produces MNDWLDAIKWDDNGLIPAIAQDYQTGRILMMAWMNREALALTASEQRAIYWSRSRGKLWRKGEESGHVQKLHELRLDCDADVIVLMVEQLGGIACHTGRESCFYRVFENGAWKTVDAVLKDPHTIYSPEHRHD; this is translated from the coding sequence ATGAACGACTGGCTAGATGCAATCAAGTGGGACGACAACGGCCTGATCCCGGCCATCGCCCAGGACTACCAGACCGGGCGCATCCTGATGATGGCCTGGATGAACCGCGAAGCCCTGGCGCTGACCGCCAGCGAGCAGCGCGCCATCTATTGGTCACGTTCGCGTGGCAAGCTGTGGCGCAAGGGCGAGGAGTCCGGCCACGTGCAGAAGCTGCATGAGCTGCGCCTGGACTGCGACGCCGACGTGATCGTGTTGATGGTCGAGCAGCTGGGCGGCATCGCCTGCCATACCGGCCGCGAGAGCTGCTTCTACCGGGTGTTCGAGAACGGTGCCTGGAAAACCGTCGATGCGGTGCTGAAAGATCCGCACACCATCTATTCGCCGGAGCATCGCCATGACTGA
- a CDS encoding twin-arginine translocase TatA/TatE family subunit has product MGIFDWKHWVVILIVVVLVFGTKKLKNLGSDLGETIKGFRKAMNEEDGKPTDPHAQQPQQPQQPYQQQAPLNQPHTVEGQASKVEEPLRKD; this is encoded by the coding sequence ATGGGCATTTTCGACTGGAAACACTGGGTCGTCATTCTGATCGTCGTGGTGCTGGTGTTCGGTACCAAGAAACTCAAGAACCTGGGTTCCGACCTTGGCGAAACCATCAAGGGTTTCCGCAAGGCGATGAACGAGGAAGACGGCAAGCCGACCGACCCGCACGCACAACAGCCGCAGCAACCGCAACAGCCTTACCAGCAGCAGGCGCCGCTGAACCAGCCGCATACCGTTGAAGGCCAGGCCAGCAAGGTCGAAGAACCGCTGCGCAAGGACTGA
- a CDS encoding VOC family protein has product MSFDRRISLITLGVADVQASAAFYERLGWTRSSASQQQIVFIKLKGLALGLFSREELAKDANLPEAGPAGFSGVTLAHNLQSPEAVDAAMALAVAAGGRQVKAPEKVFWGGYSGYFADPDGHLWELAHNPFAPLDEAGHMILPD; this is encoded by the coding sequence ATGAGCTTTGACCGACGGATTTCCCTGATCACCCTCGGCGTGGCCGATGTACAGGCCAGCGCCGCCTTCTACGAACGCCTGGGCTGGACGCGCTCGTCTGCTTCTCAGCAGCAGATCGTCTTCATCAAGCTCAAGGGCCTTGCCCTGGGATTGTTCTCCCGTGAGGAGCTGGCCAAGGACGCCAACCTGCCGGAAGCCGGCCCAGCGGGCTTTTCCGGCGTGACCCTGGCGCACAATCTGCAAAGCCCGGAAGCCGTGGACGCCGCCATGGCTCTTGCGGTTGCCGCTGGCGGCCGGCAGGTCAAGGCGCCGGAGAAGGTGTTCTGGGGTGGCTATTCAGGGTACTTCGCCGACCCGGACGGGCACCTCTGGGAGCTGGCGCACAACCCCTTCGCGCCGCTCGACGAGGCCGGCCATATGATCCTGCCGGATTGA
- a CDS encoding sarcosine oxidase subunit gamma: MSNVNVYKQRPDDIAGQSPLHHAGLHELAGKGRAGAGVTLREKKLLGHLVLRGDASDANFAGGVHKALGLELPSALTLVANGDTSLQWLGPDEWLLIVPGGSEFEVEGKLREALDGQHISVVNVSGGQTLLELSGPKVRELLMKSSSYDVHPNNFPVGKAVGTVFAKSQLVIRHTGENTWELLIRRSFSDYFWLWLQDASAEYGLAVEA, from the coding sequence ATGTCTAACGTCAACGTCTACAAGCAACGCCCCGACGACATCGCCGGGCAATCGCCACTGCACCACGCCGGCCTGCACGAACTGGCCGGCAAGGGCCGCGCCGGCGCCGGGGTGACGCTGCGCGAGAAGAAACTGCTGGGCCATCTGGTGCTACGCGGCGACGCGTCCGATGCCAACTTCGCCGGCGGCGTGCACAAGGCCCTGGGCCTGGAACTGCCGAGCGCGCTGACCCTGGTTGCCAACGGCGACACCTCGCTGCAGTGGCTGGGCCCGGATGAATGGCTGCTGATCGTGCCTGGCGGCAGCGAGTTCGAGGTCGAGGGCAAGCTGCGTGAAGCCCTGGATGGCCAGCACATCTCGGTGGTCAATGTCAGCGGCGGGCAGACCCTGCTGGAACTGTCCGGGCCGAAGGTGCGCGAACTGCTGATGAAGTCCAGCAGTTACGACGTGCACCCGAACAACTTCCCGGTGGGCAAGGCCGTGGGCACCGTGTTCGCCAAATCCCAGCTGGTGATTCGCCACACCGGCGAAAACACCTGGGAACTGCTGATTCGTCGCAGCTTCTCCGACTACTTCTGGCTGTGGCTGCAGGATGCCAGCGCCGAGTACGGGTTGGCTGTGGAGGCTTGA
- a CDS encoding phosphoribosyl-ATP diphosphatase produces MTDTLKRLAEVLESRKGAAPDSSYVASLYHKGLNKILEKVGEESVETILAAKDAAASGDCSDLIYETADLWFHSLVMLAALDQHPQAVLDELDRRFGLSGHAEKAARSDSDTQQRR; encoded by the coding sequence ATGACTGATACCCTCAAGCGCCTGGCCGAGGTGCTGGAGTCGCGCAAGGGTGCGGCACCGGACAGCTCGTACGTGGCCAGCCTTTACCACAAGGGCCTGAACAAGATTCTGGAGAAGGTTGGCGAGGAGTCGGTGGAAACCATTCTTGCCGCCAAGGACGCCGCCGCCAGCGGCGACTGCAGCGACCTGATCTACGAAACCGCCGACCTGTGGTTCCACAGCCTGGTCATGCTGGCCGCGCTGGATCAGCACCCGCAGGCGGTGCTCGATGAACTGGATCGCCGTTTCGGCCTGTCGGGGCACGCGGAAAAAGCCGCGCGCAGCGATAGCGACACTCAACAAAGACGCTGA
- the tatB gene encoding Sec-independent protein translocase protein TatB, translating to MFGISFSELLLVALVALLVLGPERLPGAARTAGLWIGRIKRSFNSIKEEVEREIGADEIRRQLHNERILELEREMQAVKNDILPPAPQASVPPPPVVEPAAQAPTEPAPTPATQAAPTPAASQDKTPQP from the coding sequence ATGTTCGGTATCAGTTTCAGCGAGCTGCTGCTGGTCGCTCTGGTCGCCCTGCTGGTGCTCGGCCCCGAGCGCCTGCCAGGTGCCGCGCGCACCGCAGGCTTATGGATCGGGCGCATCAAGCGCAGCTTCAATTCGATCAAGGAAGAAGTCGAGCGCGAAATCGGCGCCGACGAAATCCGTCGGCAACTGCATAACGAACGCATCCTCGAACTGGAGCGCGAGATGCAGGCGGTCAAGAACGACATCCTGCCGCCAGCACCCCAGGCCAGCGTGCCGCCGCCACCGGTCGTAGAGCCGGCTGCACAGGCGCCAACCGAGCCTGCACCGACGCCCGCCACTCAGGCCGCCCCGACACCCGCCGCCAGCCAGGACAAGACGCCGCAACCATGA